The Caenorhabditis elegans chromosome II genome has a segment encoding these proteins:
- the Y52E8A.2 gene encoding RING-type domain-containing protein (Confirmed by transcript evidence), producing MVNTLEGLESTRNLILKENPMRRAAELVARLSADEVTMRAAKYELIKFNRAFQNFMLVLDENIEEILMSNDNSTRIQLKKLPEFPSFSDSFMQEYEKALLNGAEKLKASTSSEKGSIPSVSFSSSISSSSAELSDARCLICLDDVISTEKTIKCNSCRRRFHLDCASQWFKEKSVCPACNRGMLDPTEFPSL from the exons ATGGTAAACACGTTGGAAGGCCTAGAATCGACGaggaatttgattttgaaggaaaatccAATGCGACGAGCCGCGGAACTTGTCGCCAG actATCGGCAGATGAAGTTACGATGCGTGCCGCGAAATACGAGCTGATCAAGTTCAATCGagcattccagaatttcaTGCTAGTGTTGGATGAGAATATTGAAGAGATTCTGATGTCAAACGACAATTCTACTCGAATTCAGCTCAAGAAGCTTCCGGAATTTCCATCCTTCTCGGATTCGTTTATGCAAGAATATGAAAAAGCTCTTCTGAATGGCGCAGAGAAGCTCAAAGCTTCAACCTCCAGCGAAAAAGGATCCATCCCGTCAGTCTCCTTTTCTTCATCAATTTCAAGCTCTAGCGCCGAGCTATCAGATGCTCGATGCCTTATCTGTCTGGACGACGTTATTTCGACtgaaaaaactatcaaatgcAATTCGTGTAGACGTCGGTTTCATCTCGAT tgcgcTTCCCAATGGTTCAAGGAAAAGAGCGTTTGTCCAGCTTGTAATCGAGGGATGCTGGATCCAACGGAATTTCCATCTCTTTAA
- the nxnr-1 gene encoding protein-disulfide reductase (Confirmed by transcript evidence): protein MPQFLKGVTLENREGDELPAEEHLKGKIIGLYFSASWCPPCRAFTPKLKEFFEEIKKTHPEFEIIFVSRDRNSSDLVTYFKEHQGEWTYIPFGSDKIMSLMQKYEVKTIPAMRIVNDQGEVIVQDARTEIQNKGENVEGLWAEWMALIK from the exons ATgcctcaatttttgaaaggagTCACTTTGGAGAACCGCGAGGGCGATGAGCTTCCAGCTGAGGAGCATCTTAAGGGAAAG ataatcGGACTATACTTCTCCGCGAGTTGGTGCCCACCATGCCGTGCTTTTACCCCAAAACTCAAGGAATTCTTTGAAGAAATTAAGAAGACCCATCCAGAATTCGAGATAATCTTTGTCTCTCGTGACCGGAATTCTTCGGATCTTGTCACTTATTTCAAGGAACATCAGGGAGAATGGACTTATATTCCGTTTGGAAGTGATAAGATTAT gtcCCTGATGCAAAAATACGAAGTCAAGACAATTCCAGCCATGAGAATTGTAAATGATCAGGGAGAAGTGATTGTTCAGGATGCTCGGactgaaattcagaataaGGGAGAGAATGTTGAAGGCCTGTGGGCTGAGTGGATGGCTTTGATCAAGTGA
- the Y52E8A.6 gene encoding UNC93-like protein MFSD11 (Confirmed by transcript evidence): MAIDQGTKNVLRLSISFLLLFFAYMSQEYIQEPLIEEKHKTGGNIDPHAGYHSFAITYFFFTLSCLFVAPIIDKISAKWGMVLRFSAYIAFQYGFIHMNTYYVYITSASLGVGGAFIWVGQGKYLTENCTSETIERNIALTWFIFKFCLLGGGIFLYVLFYNQKMNEFLESGDYKTFVYICCSISLLAAINTAFLPQSVYVPERKKHETFAKTLKATFKIMRESPMLLLVSIFLYTGFSRSFWIAIYPTCIKFTPALGDNTAKLLAMSGIATGIGQIVAGGIFSVLGKRVRILGKDMIVVIACVLHLICFVLIYLFFPYDAPLHPTQNVGTFEPNAYIAIFCSGLLGFGDAIIQTQVYSFLCDGYSEESSHAFALFKFYSAISSTIAFFVSKYFTLAGHLVLYGVFAILSAITTVLAQRLYFHKTRHLNLNLSLFN, encoded by the exons ATGGCTATTGACCAAGGGACGAAAAATGTGCTCCGACTAtcgatttcatttttgctcCTATTTTTTGCTTATATGAGTCAAGAATACATACAAGAACCACTTATCGAGGAAAAGCATAAAACCGGTGGGAATATTGATCCTCACGCCGGTTATCATAG TTTTGCTATAACTTACTTCTTTTTCACACTTTCTTGCCTATTTGTTGCTCCAATAATTGATAAGATTTCCGCGAAATGGGGAATGGTTCTGAGATTTTCGGCATATATTGCATTTCAATATGGATTTATACATATGAATACTTATTATGTGTACATTACTTCAGCGAGTTTGGGTGTCGGTGGTGCTT TCATATGGGTTGGCCAGGGAAAATATCTGACGGAAAACTGCACAAGTGAAACTATTGAACGAAATATTGCTCTGACTTGGTTCATTTTTAAGTTCTG ccTCCTCGGTGGTGGAATATTTCTCTACGTTCTGTTCtacaatcaaaaaatgaacgaatttctgGAATCTGGAGAT tacaaaacATTCGTCTATATCTGTTGTTCCATTTCTCTATTGGCGGCGATTAACACGGCATTTCTGCCACAATCAGTGTATGTTCCGGAGAGAAAGAAGCATGAGACGTTCGCGAAGACATTGA aagccACGTTCAAAATAATGCGTGAATCTCCAATGCTCCTCCTGGTCTCTATCTTCCTCTATACAGGATTTTCCAGATCTTTTTGGATTG CAATCTACCCAACCTGCATCAAATTCACCCCCGCACTCGGAGATAACACCGCAAAACTTCTAGCGATGAGTGGAATTGCAACCGGGATTGGTCAAATTGTAGCTGGTGGAATATTCTCAGTACTCGGAAAACGTGTCAGAATACTCGGAAAAGATATGATTGTAGTGATTGCTTGTGTACTTCATTTGATATGTTTTGTACTGATTTATTTGTTCTTCCCATATGATGCACCATTGCATCCTACACAGAATGTTGGGACTTTTGAGCCaaa tgccTATATAGCAATATTCTGTTCTGGGCTTCTTGGTTTCGGTGATGCAATTATTCAGACTCAAGTCTACTCGTTCCTCTGTGACGGGTACTCGGAGGAATCGTCTCACGCATTTGCTCTATTCAAGTTTTACAGT gcgATATCTTCAACAATAGCCTTCTTCGTTTCAAAATACTTCACGCTGGCCGGTCATCTCGTTCTCTACggagtttttgcaattttatcaGCTATCACAACAGTTCTAGCCCAACGATTGTATTTCCACAAAACTCggcatttgaatttgaatttgagtttatttaactaa
- the Y52E8A.1 gene encoding RNA helicase (Partially confirmed by transcript evidence), which translates to MTTKKFSQLGVCSWINQQLETMQIKTATPVQAACIPKILEGSEEPEPVPEHEILTVVINKTSSQHFGCHITISNGIAKVLSVIPGSPVDEALYAGDINLSIDGINIYNYGGLRDFKNRGNITLKVQRTIEKQ; encoded by the exons ATGACAACTAAGAAATTCTCCCAGCTCGGCGTGTGCTCCTGGATCAACCAACAGCTCGAAACTATGCAAATTAAAACTGCGACGCCGGTTCAGGCGGCttgtattccaaaaattctcgaaGGAAGCGAGGAACCGGAGCCGGTCCCGGAGCATGAAATTCTTACTGTTGTAATTAACAAG acatccAGTCAACATTTTGGATGCCATATTACAATCTCAAATGGCATCGCCAAGGTTCTTTCGGTTATTCCAGGATCGCCGGTAGATGAAGCTCTTTATGCTGGTGACATAAACTTATCGATCGAtggaataaatatttataattat gGAGGTTTAAGAGATTTCAAGAATCGAGGAAACATCACTTTGAAGGTCCAACGcacaattgaaaaacaataa
- the plep-1 gene encoding UNC93-like protein MFSD11 (Confirmed by transcript evidence) — protein sequence MCGISRETVNMLRVSTSFLILFSAVLSHEFIAEPLFHGLSEANIGGIQARDGYLMLCILYFTNTVSCFFAPFVVSRISGKWAMVLGMVAAFCMQAAYMFPNRYILMVTSALGGAGATLLWVGQGQYITENISEANREKNTSIQWGFYKMSLIFGGVFFFFYFQNSSIDAIVANGQMQIFFIVFMTFTVLSIINSIFLPQSQVSQNQAILPFCETFVNSFKLLKTPRMFCFTIFFFYTGLIRSFWISIYPACIKFTSQLSTNTTAILTIGMIVTGCGQVIGSLSVAVIGNKIRKFGQHTLILCALILHIFLCVMISLTFPNDAPLGHTDKNGPVFGASVLSAMTISALLGFGDAILQTQVYSYIAKYYQNESSTVFSIFRFSSGIASTLLFFAAQYFHLMHHLILIAIFAVLSGLAVLRFQKSSAAVSEKQKAPITVIPTGKLGSLRSHSISPQPLV from the exons ATGTGTGGAATATCCCGTGAAACAGTGAACATGCTCCGAGTCTCCACCTCCTTCCTGATCCTCTTTTCAGCTGTTCTGAGCCACGAATTCATCGCTGAGCCCTTGTTTCATGGACTGTCTGAAGCAAATATTGGTGGTATTCAGGCGAGGGACGGGTACTTGATGCTTTGTATTTTGTACTTTACCAACACGGTCAGCTGCTTTTTTGCTCCATTTGTGGTATCcagaatttctggaaaatgggCAATGGTACTTGGAATGGTTGCGGCTTTTTGTATGCAG gccGCCTATATGTTCCCGAATCGGTATATTTTAATGGTGACATCGGCGCTTGGCGGAGCTGGAGCAACGC ttctcTGGGTTGGCCAGGGGCAATAtatcactgaaaatatttcggaAGCGAATCGCGAGAAGAACACCTCGATTCAATGGGGCTTCTACAAAATGAGCTTGATTTTTGGCggagttttcttctttttctactTTCAAAACTCCTCCATTGATGCTATTGTGGCCAATGGACAA atgcaaATCTTCTTCATAGTATTCATGACATTCACAGTTTTATCCATAATCAATAGTATCTTTCTTCCACAAAGTCAAGTGTCTCAAAATCAAGCTATTCTTCCATTTTGTGAAACGTTTG TCAACAGCTtcaaattgctgaaaactcCAAGGATGTTCTGCTTtacgattttctttttctacacCGGATTGATCAGGTCTTTCTggattt caatctACCCGGCATGCATCAAATTCACATCTCAACTTTCCACCAATACAACTGCTATCCTAACTATCGGAATGATTGTCACTGGCTGCGGACAGGTTATCGGATCACTTTCAGTCGCAGTCATTGGAaataaaatccgaaaattcggCCAGCATACTCTCATTCTCTGTGCTCtcattttacacattttcttgTGTGTTATGATCTCCTTGACATTCCCCAATGATGCTCCACTGGGACATACTGATAAGAATGGTCCAGTTTTTGGCGCGAG TGTGCTCTCTGCGATGACTATTTCTGCATTATTGGGCTTCGGAGATGCTATTCTGCAGACACAAGTTTATTCTTATATCGCCAAATATTATCAGAATGAGAGCAGCactgttttttcgattttcagattttctagt ggaattgCTTCTACTCTACTTTTCTTCGCTGCACAATATTTCCATTTGATGCACCATCTGATTTTAATAGCGATTTTCGCAGTTCTCAGTGGGCTGGCCGTTTTGaggtttcaaaaatcttctgCAGCAGTTTCTGAGAAGCAAA AAGCTCCTATAACTGTCATTCCTACTGGCAAACTTGGCAGCTTACGGTCTCACTCTATCTCACCGCAACCACTGgtataa
- the srw-40 gene encoding G-protein coupled receptors family 1 profile domain-containing protein (Predicted), translated as MNNQVNETMILFENFSEESRNFWVFIYLKVRCIRFYADFVSFTICFVGFFANIVHLIILSQKSMRNLSVNVFFIGIAICDTIRLLLIIISFIIYFYYIFQASFIHEKCTSPTSHSMLLLAVLSSSIRNLLKISMWFASIMGVFRALFIRYPFNKIVISLMTIKNSIRTSILITLLILPFWYTSFIKIRENPKWIWKPPSDCPGFSKNFTQIVYIVEKIVILVDVIVFKLLPSIILTITAILLTFQLKKQKIRSIPVWNQQSKIQTTRTTKLVIIETVMFLIPTLIKGTLYLSRFFVYKCVGLTDIIDNLAIIFTLLTNINGSIHLLICYLMATNYRNAAKQLFRWKGNKKNTILIQYIKHFQK; from the exons ATGAACAATCAAGTTAACGAAACTAtgattctttttgaaaattttagtgagGAATCAAGAAACTTTTGGGTTTTCATATACCTTAAAGTCAG ATGTATTCGATTCTATGCGGATTTTGTAAGTTTTACTATTTGTTTCGTCggattttttgcaaacatAGTTCATTTGATTATTctatctcaaaaatcgatgagaAATCTCTCAGTTAATGTGTTTTTCATTGGAATTGCAATTTGTGATACAATCCGATTGTTGCTAAttattatttctttcattatttatttttattacatttttcaggcatcatttattcatgaaaaatg cacTTCCCCAACTTCTCATTCAATGTTATTACTGGCAGTGTTATCTAGTAGTATACGtaatttactaaaaatatCCATGTGGTTTGCTTCAATAATGGGTGTTTTTCGAGCTCTTTTCATTAGATACCCATTTAACAAAAT agtaATTAGTTTGATGACTATAAAGAATAGTATTCGAACATCTATTCTGATAACACTCCTGATTCTACCATTTTGGTACAcaagttttattaaaattcgggaaaatcCAAAATGGATTTGGAAACCGCCTTCAGATTGTCcaggattttcgaaaaatttcactcAAATTGTTTATatagtggaaaaaattgtcattttagTCGACGTAATTGTGTTCAAGCTATTGCCCTCAATTATTCTCACAATAACTGCAATACTTCTtacttttcaactgaaaaagcaaaaaattagaagtaTACCAGTTTGGAATCAACAAAGTAAAATTCAAACAACTCGAACTACAAAGTTGGTTATAATTGAAACAGTTATGTTTCTAATACCTACATTGATAAAAGGTACACTTTATTTATCaagattttttgtatataaatgCGTTGGCTTAAC AGATATCATTGATAATCTTGCAATAATTTTCACTTTGTTGACAAACATTAATGGAAGTATTCATCTATTGATATGCTATCTTATGGCAACAAATTATCGAAATGCTGCAAAACAATTGTTTCGGTGGAAgggaaataagaaaaacacaattttgattcaatatatcaaacattttcagaaataa
- the plep-1 gene encoding UNC93-like protein MFSD11 (Confirmed by transcript evidence): MFPNRYILMVTSALGGAGATLLWVGQGQYITENISEANREKNTSIQWGFYKMSLIFGGVFFFFYFQNSSIDAIVANGQMQIFFIVFMTFTVLSIINSIFLPQSQVSQNQAILPFCETFVNSFKLLKTPRMFCFTIFFFYTGLIRSFWISIYPACIKFTSQLSTNTTAILTIGMIVTGCGQVIGSLSVAVIGNKIRKFGQHTLILCALILHIFLCVMISLTFPNDAPLGHTDKNGPVFGASVLSAMTISALLGFGDAILQTQVYSYIAKYYQNESSTVFSIFRFSSGIASTLLFFAAQYFHLMHHLILIAIFAVLSGLAVLRFQKSSAAVSEKQKAPITVIPTGKLGSLRSHSISPQPLV; encoded by the exons ATGTTCCCGAATCGGTATATTTTAATGGTGACATCGGCGCTTGGCGGAGCTGGAGCAACGC ttctcTGGGTTGGCCAGGGGCAATAtatcactgaaaatatttcggaAGCGAATCGCGAGAAGAACACCTCGATTCAATGGGGCTTCTACAAAATGAGCTTGATTTTTGGCggagttttcttctttttctactTTCAAAACTCCTCCATTGATGCTATTGTGGCCAATGGACAA atgcaaATCTTCTTCATAGTATTCATGACATTCACAGTTTTATCCATAATCAATAGTATCTTTCTTCCACAAAGTCAAGTGTCTCAAAATCAAGCTATTCTTCCATTTTGTGAAACGTTTG TCAACAGCTtcaaattgctgaaaactcCAAGGATGTTCTGCTTtacgattttctttttctacacCGGATTGATCAGGTCTTTCTggattt caatctACCCGGCATGCATCAAATTCACATCTCAACTTTCCACCAATACAACTGCTATCCTAACTATCGGAATGATTGTCACTGGCTGCGGACAGGTTATCGGATCACTTTCAGTCGCAGTCATTGGAaataaaatccgaaaattcggCCAGCATACTCTCATTCTCTGTGCTCtcattttacacattttcttgTGTGTTATGATCTCCTTGACATTCCCCAATGATGCTCCACTGGGACATACTGATAAGAATGGTCCAGTTTTTGGCGCGAG TGTGCTCTCTGCGATGACTATTTCTGCATTATTGGGCTTCGGAGATGCTATTCTGCAGACACAAGTTTATTCTTATATCGCCAAATATTATCAGAATGAGAGCAGCactgttttttcgattttcagattttctagt ggaattgCTTCTACTCTACTTTTCTTCGCTGCACAATATTTCCATTTGATGCACCATCTGATTTTAATAGCGATTTTCGCAGTTCTCAGTGGGCTGGCCGTTTTGaggtttcaaaaatcttctgCAGCAGTTTCTGAGAAGCAAA AAGCTCCTATAACTGTCATTCCTACTGGCAAACTTGGCAGCTTACGGTCTCACTCTATCTCACCGCAACCACTGgtataa
- the H20J04.6 gene encoding Transmembrane protein 222 (Confirmed by transcript evidence), protein MMPLTDRDICPENNRYPYCIVWTPIPCLTWFFPFIGHMGIANSRGIIRDFAGSYYVAEDDMGFGWPTRYWQLGPEKVEGGAEVFDRAVQDASDTYKTRTHNLICDNCHSHVALALNKMRYDEREDWNMINLAWYSLTKGSFVRNTDMLAQYLPFVIIVFIFVALWAFL, encoded by the exons ATGATGCCGCTCACCGACCGTGACATCTGCCCAGAAAACAATCGGTATCCATACTGCATTGTTTGGACTCCGATTCCATGCCTGAC TTGGTTTTTCCCATTCATCGGCCACATGGGAATCGCGAATAGCCGTGGAATCATTCGAGACTTTGCTGGGAGCTATTATGTGGCG GAAGACGACATGGGATTCGGCTGGCCCACAAGATACTGGCAATTAGGCCCGGAAAAGGTGGAAGGTGGCGCGGAAGTCTTCGATAGAGCAGTTCAAGATGCTTCCGACACGTATAAAACTAGAACT CACAATCTCATCTGCGATAATTGTCACTCGCACGTGGCTCTGGCTCTCAACAAAATGCGCTACGATGAGCGCGAGGACTGGAATATGATCAATTTGGCGTGGTATTCACTGACAAAAGGAAGCTTCGTTCGTAACACGGATATGCTCGCTCAATACCTTCCATTCGTTATAATTGTCTTCATTTTCGTTGCGCTGTGggcttttttataa